The sequence TTTCATTAAGTGAAATGAtgcaatgaagaaaaaaaaaattaaatccaaaaaattgaaagagaacCCAAAAAGATACTAGGGTCAtgtctcttcatttttttcgcTGTTGGATGTATTCCTATTTAATtcagtattatatatatatatatatatatatatatatatatagagagagagagagagagagagagtttttATATCAGATCAACTTAATTTATGATAGTTGAactatttagtttatttttatatgaacatTCGGAGATTATGGTTAACTGTTAGACGTTACACATTTAATCTGTTAGACGTTACACATTTAATCTATTTTTATGTGAACATTCTGAGATTTATACCAAATCAATACAATTTACAAGTAAAAATTATACGTTAATTAGTGATGGTtaggttttaacttttaagtCTATCATGACATTGTAACAATATTattgatctcataatcattttATGCGACTTGCTTTTTTTACCTAGTAGGTTTCTCTACATTCATTTGAACCATTCTTCATCTATCATTATCACTTTCTTTGAGGACTAAATATCCAAATTATACGCAACTCGCAGTCAAAATTTTGCAAACAATATtagtatttctttttgtttgtttatctGGAAATTAAATTGGACGAATGAACATGGGTAAATCAAAACTAGAATACTGCATTACCTTAATCAATACAGCACACTCAAGAAGGTACAAACAATCGATGACAACGAAAGAGCAAAACATCAAACAGTAAAGACCATATGCGCAAGGCAAGTAAAATTCTGGAAGCCGCGAAATCAGTTGGATGGAGGAGGTGAAAGTGTAGGAATGTTTGGAAATGATGGCATGTTGGGCAGAGGAATATTGGCAGGCAATGGAGGCAGACTCATTTTCGGAACAGAGGGCAATGTAGGCAACGGAGCTGCTGTTGGAAGCGTTGGCAACGATGCAACACTTGGCAATGGTGGCAATGTGACTGCTGTTGGCATGTTTGGAATAGCAGGGAATTGTGGCACTGTAGGCTGAGGCAATGAAGGGATTGTAGGCAAGTTGGGAAGTTGAAGTAGGCTACGAGCAGCATCACTTGTCGTCATGCTTGATATGAACAACAATGCTATGATCAATAAGAGGACTGATCCATTGTTGAAAGCAGCCATTGTGTCAATTTGACAAATATTACTTTGCTTCCAAGgaaatgaagaaattgaagttGTGTTTTAATTTGAGTGGAGACTGGAGATTGATCATTTAGTAAAAGGCTATATATAGAGAAAGTTATTGATAGACTATCTCTTATTATATAAGATACTTTATTGTTAGCTCAACTTCCTACATGTAattatcttttcctttttctatatCATGATGTCTGAACCAATTTTCACGTATCACCCCACCAACAACAAATACCAAGTAACACAGTCCATCAATGGTAGAACAGATGGAAAGAATCTCCTAATATTTTTGTCTCCGCTGGAATTGATGTCACTGACAGAGAATGGTAttagtttttttcaaaaaagaaatgatttAATCAATTTGAGTGAATTATCCACCACCAAATATGGTTGATCCAAACTTCATCTGTGCATAACTACTTTCAGAAAACATCTCTACCAATAAAGATCAAATGAATGTTCCTAAAAACAACATTTGGGAAGGTCAACTAACAACACAGTAATTAGAATTACAAGTCTAAGCTTTCTCACCAACATCTCACCAAATCCTAGTACCCCTCTCAAGAACtttccctatatatatatatatccttcaCTAAAGACAATCtcatcaaatcaaatcatatcAAAACACACTTTAACTTCCTTTTAATCAAAACAATCTAACAAATTATATAACAATGGCCGCTTCCAGCAACCGCTCAATCCTCTTGTCGATGATGGCATTATTGGCCATATCAAGCATCACTACAAGTCATGCTGCTCGTAGCCTACTGCAACTTCCTAACTTGCCTACAATCCCTTCATTGCCTCAGCCGACAGTGCCAAAATTGCCCACTATACCAAACTTGCCAACAGCAGTCACATTGCCACCATTGCCAAGCGTTGCATCGTTGCCAACACTTCCAACAGCTAACACACCTTTACCTTCTTTGCCAACATTGCCCTCTGTGCCTAAGATGACTCTGCCACCAATGCCTGCCAGCATTCCTCTACCCAACATGCCATCCCTTCCAAACATTCCCGCAATTCCAAATATTATTCCTACAAATTCACCTCCTCCATCCAACTAAATACTAATCTCGCAGCTTCCAACCACATTATATTTACCTATGTACCCAATAGATCACtaccacattttatttttttgcttttcctTGGCATCTTAATCTTTATGTGATTCTTGACAATGTATTGTATCATATTATATTCTCCAAATTCTATACATTGATTGTCATTTGCGTTGATACAATGCAATGCCTACTACTGATTCATGTGAATATGCCCGATATAGTTTACACACGAGATATGATCAACCGTGTATTCATTCATGCATATTTTGAACAAACTGAATCATAATTATAAACATGGGAAAgctaatttatttgaaaaccCTAATTAGAAAAAAGACATATTTAGGACACTTATTCAAGAACTAACCAAAATACAACATTCTTACAAGGTTTGATTGAATAAAAGTCAACTAGTGAAGTAATGAGTTCATAGTtccaaatatcaaatatacataCCTAAATCCAAACAGACATGCTTGAAGTTGAGGAATCGCTGAATCTAACTTCACACACCGATAATCTTAAGTTAGCAAATGTGTGTACCGATCAAACAATGAGTCTAATTTTTAGGCATTGCAGTCTTCCACCCCAAAGGTATGAAGTTAAAGACAAGACAAGCCTTACAATGAACCCAAATGTCTGAATTTGGCACTTCTTGTGCAGTTCAAACTTCATACATTCAACAAAGTTAATCTTCCAAGACCAAAGGTCTGAAAGTGGCAAGCCAAACTTAACTTCAAACTCAGTGTCTGAAGTTAGGATACTCTGTGTGCAATTGGAACAAAACTTAATTGACAATCTTCTAGCCCAAGGGCAGGGAGGTTGGAAACTAGAAAACCCGAACTTTGGTACTGAAATCGGCTGATTTCTAGTTTAAGCCAACAAAAAATTAGGGTTGGTCTACTACATTTACAGTGGTCACCAACTAACTATCACAAGAACAATGACAACAATGAAGCAATTGTAAATTGAGCACAATATCAGCAGCAAGTAAGTAAATCTTGCAAACAAGAAAGCAAATTGGGAATTTGAAACTAACAATATCATAGCACTGTAAAAGTTTCAGCAAGACAAAACAGACATGGCAAAAATTAACTAGAAACCTCCCAAAACCAAATATGGTCTTTAAGCAAAACACCGAAAGGACACTAACAAAAACATTAATGCAATTACCGTAAATGGTAATCCATAGTATTGAAGATTGAAATCAACGGTAAGATTTCTGGA comes from Solanum pennellii chromosome 1, SPENNV200 and encodes:
- the LOC107028982 gene encoding protein PELPK1-like, with the protein product MAASSNRSILLSMMALLAISSITTSHAARSLLQLPNLPTIPSLPQPTVPKLPTIPNLPTAVTLPPLPSVASLPTLPTANTPLPSLPTLPSVPKMTLPPMPASIPLPNMPSLPNIPAIPNIIPTNSPPPSN
- the LOC107028968 gene encoding protein PELPK1-like — its product is MAAFNNGSVLLLIIALLFISSMTTSDAARSLLQLPNLPTIPSLPQPTVPQFPAIPNMPTAVTLPPLPSVASLPTLPTAAPLPTLPSVPKMSLPPLPANIPLPNMPSFPNIPTLSPPPSN